CCCCCGAAAAGGGCCTCCCATGCGGCATCGATTTAGGGAAAAACCGACCCCTGCCGCATGCGCTTGCAACACCCCGATCGCCGGAAGCCGCGCCCATCAAGGAAGAGGTGGCAATCTGCTCGCCTGGACAGGTGGACTGAGGCGCGATTTTGGGGCAAAAAACTGCCGGTTGCCTGCCGGATCAAAGCCGGAAAGCGGATCGAAAATGTCGTGTGTTTGTCGGGATTTTGCGGATTTGTGAGTTTTGTCACGTACCCGGAATGCAAAAAGGGCGACCATCGGGTCGCCCTCTTCGTTGGGCCGGTTGCCCGGCTTCTATGTTGGTAGCGGGGGCGGGATTTGAACCCGCGACCTTTGGGTTATGAGCCCAACGAGCTACCAGGCTGCTCCACCCCGCGTCGCTGTCGAAGTGGGCGGGATTATAGGCGCCGCCAAAGGGGAGTGTCAAGGCGCGGAACCCTCAAGCCGGCCCGCGCTGCGAATTAGCTTGACGGCCTTCCCGCGGTTGGTGTAAACGTAGCTTAATACTCTCCGCTTCTTCGCACGGGAGCCCAAATTGAAGGTCACCAAAGCAATCCTGGGGGGTCTAGTTCTGCTCGCCTCGGTGCTGGCGGCTGACTCCGCCCTGGCCTTCAACTGGACCGCGACGGGCTCGTTCAAGTACCAGGATCGGGAGTTCGACATCAACGGGTTCACCGGACTGACGCCCGCTCTGCCCATCCGCTTCGCGAAGGTGGAGGTGCGCTACAAGCAGGGCTCGGGCAGCAATCTGCTGGCCACCGGGTTCACCGACGCCAACGGGAGCTATTCCGTGCCGGTGCTCAACGACACGACGGTGCGGGACATCCTGGTCCGGGTGATCACGACGTCGGGCGTATCGGATCTTTTCCTGCAGGTCACCAACGTGGCCGGGCAGACCGCGAACTACGCCGTCTCGACGCCGTTTTTCCTTTCCCACCAGCCCAACCAGGACTTGAATGCCGGGAACTTCACGGCGGTCGTCGGCGCGGGGGCCGAAGCATTCAACATCTGGGACGTCGCGCTGAACACCATCGACTACCTGGCTTTCCTCAACGGCAGCCGTCCGGGCTCCACCATGGCGCTGAAGCTGCAGTGGGAAGAGTTCGGCTTCGTGACCGTGAACCAGTATATCGGCGCCAACACCATCAAGGTGGCGGACAATTCGCCCTTCAACGACACCGTCATCCAGCACGAGACGGGCCATTACGCGGTGGCCAACTTCTCGGCCAGCGACAATCCCGGCGGCGTACACCATCTGACGAACTGCAAGCAGGACATCCGTCTCGCCTTCGACGAGGGATTCGCCACCTACTTCGGGCAGACGGTCCGCCGGCATTTCAACCTTCCCCGCCCGCAGCTCTACGTCAAAATGAACGGCGCCCCGGGCGCGGGCAACCTCGACTTCTACTTCGACGTCGAGGACGAGCAGCCTTTCAGCTGCACCGGCAGCAGCAGCGAGGTGACGGTTTATGCGGCTCTGTGGGATATCGGTGACTCGGCCACCACGGTGGACGATTCCCCGGGTCTCGACGAAGCCTGGGATCCCCTCGCCTCCGCC
This genomic interval from Candidatus Polarisedimenticolia bacterium contains the following:
- a CDS encoding PPC domain-containing protein — its product is MKVTKAILGGLVLLASVLAADSALAFNWTATGSFKYQDREFDINGFTGLTPALPIRFAKVEVRYKQGSGSNLLATGFTDANGSYSVPVLNDTTVRDILVRVITTSGVSDLFLQVTNVAGQTANYAVSTPFFLSHQPNQDLNAGNFTAVVGAGAEAFNIWDVALNTIDYLAFLNGSRPGSTMALKLQWEEFGFVTVNQYIGANTIKVADNSPFNDTVIQHETGHYAVANFSASDNPGGVHHLTNCKQDIRLAFDEGFATYFGQTVRRHFNLPRPQLYVKMNGAPGAGNLDFYFDVEDEQPFSCTGSSSEVTVYAALWDIGDSATTVDDSPGLDEAWDPLASADAQIWDVMRNYLPSAANKSVEDFWDGWFIRTEGLASGMVSVFLQHGLEFVNDSSEPNEVFTAAKPVVPNGIPMHSSYFKDQGNGAGTVDTDYFNFDGIAGQSYTIETTQLIGDANTSLVLYATDGTSALFSNDDRNLQDKSSLITFTAPVTGTYYVKSIHGPGFGIYGSYDLAVSGGSTQTGGGAFTPSASSLIQRKRAVVDTGTPPTGSAGDSNHE